The Dyadobacter sandarakinus DNA window CACTCATCACCTACTTTTTCACGCATGACGATATTTTCCATATCCTCTTCAACATGCTTTTCCTGTATTGGTTTGGCAGGTTGATTGATGAATACCTGGGTGCCAAAAGGGTGATTGCATTATACCTGCTGGGCGGAATTGCCGGCGGCGTTATTTTCATTGTGCTTTACAATATGCTGCCTTACTTCCATGCATTCGTGGAAGGTTCCCAGATGCTGGGCGCATCGGCAGCCGCATTTTCAGTAGCAGTAGGGGCCTCCACCCTGCTGCCTAACTATACCTTTAACCTGATTTTTCTGGGTCCGGTGAGGATTAAGTTTATCGCTTTGTTCTACATCATTCTGTCTCTTGCTCAGACAGTCGGCCCCAATGCAGGCGGCAACCTGGCGCACCTGGGCGGAGCGCTGATCGGGTATGTATTCATCAAAATGTTGCAAAGCGGTACAGACCTGGGAAAACCGATCTATGCCGTCATGAATGGCTGGTCGAGGCTCTTCCGCAAACGTCCTTCCATGCAGGTAACCTACCGCGAACGCCAGGTGTACCGCAGTACCAGCGTATATTCCTCATCCACCGCAGGTGGCCCCATAGAAATGCCAGATCAGACAGAAATTGATACTATTCTGGACAAAATTTCAAAGTCCGGATATGAAAGCCTGACCCGGGAAGAGAAACAAAAATTATTTAAGGCCAGTCAGCAAAAATAGGGTACGCCATAGCAGGTTTACTTATTTTTGCCTTCCGGCACAGGACAGTTTTTACGTAACCGTGGTCAAATATGCTTATAACACCAGGTAAATTATTAGCTTCTATTGATTCTCCTGAGGATTTACGTAAGCTAGACAGTACTCAGCTACCACAAGTCTGTAATGA harbors:
- a CDS encoding rhomboid family intramembrane serine protease translates to MSNIVDDVKREFAKSENALVKIILVNTAVFLILLLLKIVLTLSQSPNVYEAVIDTLQLPAATSEFIRKPWTLITYFFTHDDIFHILFNMLFLYWFGRLIDEYLGAKRVIALYLLGGIAGGVIFIVLYNMLPYFHAFVEGSQMLGASAAAFSVAVGASTLLPNYTFNLIFLGPVRIKFIALFYIILSLAQTVGPNAGGNLAHLGGALIGYVFIKMLQSGTDLGKPIYAVMNGWSRLFRKRPSMQVTYRERQVYRSTSVYSSSTAGGPIEMPDQTEIDTILDKISKSGYESLTREEKQKLFKASQQK